The window CCAACTTCATAGGGCTGGATTATCCTCTTGCTCTTTTCGTCATTGGGTTTTAAATATACAATCTCAAGTAAAGCCCCTCTGGCAATTGCATTTTCTATAATTTCAATTTTTTTCTCAAGGGATATCTCCCTTTCTGATAATTTATACTGGAAGTTCGTCAAAAATTTTACAATCTTCCAGTCGGTAAATATATGTCCTTTTTTAATCGGTTTTGACAGACTTATTCCTTCAAATGATGTGCACCTGCTCAATGCCACATAGACCTGTCCACCCGCAAATGTTCCCCGACCTAAATCAATTATCACCTTATCAAATGTCTTTCCCTGACTCTTATGAATCGTCACCGCCCAGGCAAGTTTTAATGGATATTGGGTGAACTTGCCGACTGTTTCTGATTCAATCGTCTTTGTATTCTCATTATAATAAAAATGGAAAATCTCCCAAGTAAATGGTGTAACATATTCAATATTATCATCCTGAAGCTGAACCGCTATTGTATCACACCCCTCCTTTTTACTATAGCGAACATTCAAAACCCTACCGATAGATCCATTAACCCACCTGCCCATAGAATCGTTATTTAACATCATCACCTGGGCACCGGGTTTTATCGTCAAGATATAATCGGTTGGAAAAGAATTTTTATCAAACTCACCCTCAATATCAGCAGTCCATTGATAAACCTTACCAGGCAACTTTTGGAGGCATTCTTCGTTTATCCTGTGTGCCACTTCATTAAGTGTTGTGAGATATACTACAAAGTCATTTTTTCCTTTTTTTAGTTGTGCACCAACCCGGGTATTTAAAAGTCTAATGTCCTCTTCAGTAACCGTATTGTTTCTAATTCTATTCAAAAGTTCAATAAAATTTGCATCCTTCTGGCGATACACCTTTTCCAGTTCGACAAATTCTACAGGCAAATCCTTAAATACTTTTGCATCAAAGAAATAGGCACTTTTATAATATTCGCTGAAGATTTTCTTTTCTTTAGATGTTACAACCGGCGGTA of the candidate division WOR-3 bacterium genome contains:
- a CDS encoding AAA family ATPase, translated to MSNSINIEFNDEFKKALALMENTDKNVFVTGKAGTGKSTLLEYFRSITSKKIVVLAPTGVAALNVQGETIHSFFGFKPDVTIKTVKKLKPEDARIYRELDAIIIDEISMVRADLLDCVDHFLRLNGKDSNKPFGGIQMIFIGDLYQLPPVVTSKEKKIFSEYYKSAYFFDAKVFKDLPVEFVELEKVYRQKDANFIELLNRIRNNTVTEEDIRLLNTRVGAQLKKGKNDFVVYLTTLNEVAHRINEECLQKLPGKVYQWTADIEGEFDKNSFPTDYILTIKPGAQVMMLNNDSMGRWVNGSIGRVLNVRYSKKEGCDTIAVQLQDDNIEYVTPFTWEIFHFYYNENTKTIESETVGKFTQYPLKLAWAVTIHKSQGKTFDKVIIDLGRGTFAGGQVYVALSRCTSFEGISLSKPIKKGHIFTDWKIVKFLTNFQYKLSEREISLEKKIEIIENAIARGALLEIVYLKPNDEKSKRIIQPYEVGEFDFQNKKFLGVRAYCEKRKEERTFRIDRILSLKTIC